From a region of the Phragmites australis chromosome 21, lpPhrAust1.1, whole genome shotgun sequence genome:
- the LOC133903865 gene encoding uncharacterized protein LOC133903865, giving the protein MANFDLNSSPSDSNEIVDYPVIDLQYDLELAASDEEGGSGVHGRDRRCQRTLGLAGRGRAGQASLGVAGIGRAGRGVTGLRNSRLGFAGRGVTTTSAFIGRGVTTTSAFTGRGQASLRVVGGGQEGTGHEHEEVGEGGIGDNCLGRRWQHRLGLAGRRHAGRGFVCRVDNRLEVAVHGRVGHGSTRTSGLVGRGLEGIEGVVGLAGGGLEDNHDGQEEEHAQMDEDGDESVSARPETNQCDNVIRSKQHTDEDKRAIYAILLHRTSFGILKHRVTAAVAAETGVPLRTVQRIWKNGKDGGVLGVVSKKPNNCGRKRIAFDPEAIKGISLHKRTTLKDMACEMHMSKTTLFTRLKEGRFRRHTNAIKFTLTAENKKARVRFCLNMLDHTSLPHQPTFQGMYNIIYIDEKWFYRTKQTQTYYLALDEEDPERTTQSKNFIEKVMFLAAVARPRYDMDGNMTFDGKIGIFPFTFVEPARRSSANRPRGTLVTKVLPSVTKDVSRDYIVNKLLPAIKEKWPVEEHGTPIFIQQDNAKTHIAVDDPEFIHAASSDGFDIRLMCQPPNSPDVNILDLGFFAALQALFHKSSPCGVEDIVAKVLQAFDEYPVESSNRIFLTHQSCMREILRLKGGQHYKVPHLRKQFLERHGELPIRLQCDSTIINEAMEFLS; this is encoded by the exons ATGGCCAATTTTGATCTCAATTCTTCCCCATCTGATTCGAACGAAATTGTTGATTACCCGGTGATCGATTTGCAGTACGACCTTGAGTTGGCAGCAAGCGATGAAG AAGGAGGTAGTGGCGTGCACGGCCGAGATAGACGCTGTCAACGCACGCTCGGACTAGCGGGGCGAGGACGTGCTGGACAAGCCAGCCTTGGTGTCGCTGGAATCGGACGCGCCGGCCGTGGAGTCACTGGCCTACGTAACTCACGCCTAGGATTCGCCGGGCGCGGAGTAACCACTACCAGTGCGTTCATTGGTCGCGGAGTCACCACTACCAGTGCGTTCACTGGGCGAGGACAGGCCAGCCTACGAGTCGTCGGAGGAGGACAGGAGGGGACCGGCCATGAGCACGAAGAAGTAGGAGAAGGCGGTATTGGTGACAACTGCCTAGGAAGACGCTGGCAACACAGGCTCGGACTCGCTGGGCGAAGACATGCCGGACGCGGGTTCGTATGTCGTGTTGACAACAGACTCGAAGTCGCTGTACATGGACGCGTCGGCCACGGAAGCACCAGGACCAGTGGCCTCGTTGGGCGCGGACTGGAGGGCATCGAAGGAGTAGTAGGACTCGCCGGAGGAGGACTTGAGGACAACCATGACGGCCAGGAAGAAGAACATGCTCAAATGGATGAGGACGGTGACGAGTCTGTATCAGCACGCCCTGAAACGA ATCAATGTGACAATGTCATTAGAAGTAAGCAGCACACCGATGAAGACAAACGTGCTATATATGCCATTCTCTTGCATAGAACTTCCTTTGGCATATTGAAGCATAGAGTGACCGCGGCAGTTGCTGCTGAAACTGGTGTGCCTTTGAGAACTGTTCAAAGGATATGGAAGAATGGAAAGGATGGTGGGGTACTAGGAGTGGTGAGCAAGAAGCCAAATAATTGTGGCCGCAAGCGAATTGCTTTCGATCCCGAAGCCATTAAAGGTATATCGTTGCATAAGAGGACTACTCTTAAGGATATGGCGTGTGAGATGCATATGTCAAAGACCACATTGTTCACGCGGTTAAAAGAGGGTAGGTTTAGGCGGCACACAAATGCAATCAAATTTACGCTAACAGCTGAAAATAAGAAAGCTAGGGTTCGATTTTGTCTAAACATGTTAGACCACACTAGCTTGCCGCACCAACCAACTTTTCAGGGAATGTATAACATCATCTACATAGATGAGAAATGGTTTTATCGGACGAAACAGACACAAACATACTACTTGGCGCTCGACGAGGAGGATCCAGAAAGAACCACACAAAGCAAGAACTTCATAGAGAAGGTTATGTTTCTGGCGGCTGTTGCGAGACCTAGGTATGACATGGATGGTAACATGACCTTTGATGGAAAAATAGGCATATTTCCATTCACTTTCGTGGAGCCAGCTCGGAGGTCGAGTGCAAATAGGCCTCGTGGTACATTGGTAACCAAGGTTTTGCCATCAGTCACCAAAGATGTTAGTCGTGATTACATTGTGAACAAGTTGTTGCCGGCTATCAAGGAGAAGTGGCCCGTGGAGGAACATGGTACCCCAATATTCATACAGCAGGATAATGCGAAGACACACATTGCAGTCGATGATCCAGAGTTTATTCATGCGGCCTCATCGGATGGGTTTGACATTCGGTTAATGTGCCAACCGCCGAACTCTCCTGACGTCAATATCCTAGACCTTGGTTTTTTTGCAGCACTTCAAGCATTGTTCCATAAGTCATCTCCTTGTGGTGTAGAGGACATCGTCGCGAAGGTATTACAAGCGTTTGATGAGTATCCGGTCGAGTCGAGCAATCGTATTTTCCTCACCCATCAATCTTGCATGAGAGAGATTCTGCGGCTAAAAGGAGGGCAACACTACAAGGTTCCACACTTGAGGAAGCAGTTTTTAGAGAGACATGGTGAACTTCCGATTAGGTTGCAATGCGATTCTACCATTATAAACGAGGCAATGGAGTTCCTCAGTTAA